The genomic window TTGTTCGCCAGTCCCCGGGCCACTTGCTGCAGCACCTCCATTTCGCGCGGCGTGAGCTCCTCGAACATTTTCCTGGCAGCGAGGCGGCTGGCGATCTCCTGGGGAATCCAGCGCTGGCCCGCAGCCACGGCGCGCAGCGCGGGAATCAAGCTTTCGCGTGTGGAATTCTTCAAGACGTATCCCCCTGCCCCCGCAGACAGGGCCTTGTGGATGTCGTCGTCCCCGCCAAAAGTCGTCAGCATCAGGATGCGTGCGGCGGGAAACTGATGGCAAATCTCGCGGGTCGCCGTGATGCCGTCTTTATGCGGCATGCGCAAATCCATCAACAGGAGATCCGGTTCGAGTTGCTTGAACAATTCCACCGCCTGTGCGCCATCGGCCGCTTCGCCCACCACCTGGAGATCGGGTTGGGTTTCCACCAACGCGGTCAGGCCCATGCGCACCACATAATGGTCGTCGGCGATGAGGATGCGGATTTTTCCCTTCTTCATGGATGAGTCAGGACCTGATTGCGGACCAGTTCAGCATCCGGTGGCTGATCAATGGGAATCGAAACCTGAATGGTTGTTCCCACGCCGGGTGTGCTCGTGATGGCAACCTTGCCACGCAACCGGTTAATCCTTTCCGTGATGCCGAGCAATCCAAAGTGGCCTTCGCGCGGGCCGGCTTGTTGACCCACGGTGAACCCAGCGCCGTTGTCGGTGATGTCGAGGATGACGTTTCGCGGCCCGTAATCCAAGGCCATCGTCGCCTGCGTCGCCTTGGAATGTTTGATGATGTTGGTGAGCCCCTCCTGCGCGACGCGCAAGAGATTTTCTTCGATGATCTCGGGCAGCGGACGCACTCGCCCCGTGGACGTGACAGCCGCCTGAAGGCTGGTATCGTCCGTCAATTGCTGACTGATTTTGAGCAACAGGCCGGGCAGGTCAATGTGTTCCGGCGACCGGGATCGCAGATCCCAGACCGAGCAGCGCACCTCCGCCTGACTTTGCGTCACCAGATTCCGCGCGAGTTCGAGATGATGATTGGCGCGTGCGCCATCACTGACGGCAAACTTGGCCGCGGTGTCCATTTGGAGCGCGATGCCGGTCAGGGTTTGCTCCAGTGTATCGTGTAGTTCCTGGGCCAGCCGGGTTCGCTCGCGGAGCACCGCCTTGAATTGCAGTTCGGCTTCCTGCCGCGCGGTGATTTGCAGTTTCAGTTGTTCCGTTCGTTCCTTGACGCGCTCCTCGAGCCGGTCGTTGGCGTGTTGCAATTCGATTTGCGCCAGTTCCTTTTCACCCACCATGACT from Verrucomicrobiota bacterium includes these protein-coding regions:
- a CDS encoding response regulator transcription factor, with the translated sequence MKKGKIRILIADDHYVVRMGLTALVETQPDLQVVGEAADGAQAVELFKQLEPDLLLMDLRMPHKDGITATREICHQFPAARILMLTTFGGDDDIHKALSAGAGGYVLKNSTRESLIPALRAVAAGQRWIPQEIASRLAARKMFEELTPREMEVLQQVARGLANKEIANVLKISEFTVKDHLKNILGKLHVADRTEAVTAALQRGIIHL